The sequence GGCCTGCCAGCGCAGGCGCGAGCGCGACCCCTGGGGGGTGCCATCCCGGCGCGGTGCGATCAGCTCGGCGCGGGTGCCCGAGGCGTCGAGGTCGCCGCTCTGCACCAGCAGTTCCCCCAGCCGGTTGCTGCTGAGGTGGGCGAAGGTCACCGGCTCCTCCCCCAGGGGCTGGGGGGCGGCCGCCTGCACGGACGCCAGCCCGCGCTCAGCGGGCGCCAGGTTGCGCTGCTGCAGGGCGATGGTCCAGAGCCGCAGCTGCCCGGAGGTTTCGCGGCTGGCGGCAGCCACGCCGGAGCCATTGCCGAGTGGGATCACCACGGGAATCGAGGGCCACACCGGGCTGATGGCGCTCCAGCTGCCGTCGTGGTGGCGCAGCTGCAGCTGCTCCCCGTCCCCCTCAGGAACCACCGCCATCACCCTGGGGCGTGGATCCCACAGCCAGCGGCTGGGCGGCAGGGCCAGGCCGCGGCCATCGCGGCCGGTGAGATCGAGTTGCAGGGGCTGGGTCAGCCGCTGGCCATCGCTGAGGCTGAGCAGCAGGTTGTCGCCCCTACCCAGCCAGCGATGCTCCAGGGCTGGCTCCAGGTGGCTGCCTTGCTGCAGGCTCTCGGCCGTGATCGGTCGGCTGAAGCGCGCCTGCAGCGCCGCGGGGCCGGAGCTGGCCGGGGCCGTGCTGAGGCGCTCCAGACGCGGTGGCAGGTGCAGCAGCAGCTGTTGCTGCACCGTGGCCACAGCAGCCAGCGCGCCCAGGGCCCCGAACAGCCCGCGGCTGCCGGGGGAACGCAGCGCCTCCAGCCTGGGTTTCATGGCTCCAGCGGCCGGGCCGGCCGCGGAATCGGCTGAATCGAGCTGGGCACCACCTCCAGCCGACCCTCGCTCACGGCCATGCGGCCTTGGATGGCCAGCCACTGGTCGGTCTGGGGGCTGGGTCCGTCGCTGGGCCAGCGCACCGGCAGCCCCACCGGCGTGGCATCGGCCAGGCAGCAGCGCACCAGCAGCCGCGCCAGCTGGGGGGACTCCCCCTCCATGGGCAACACGAAGCCGCTGATCCGCACCGGATCACCCTCGAACAGCTGCGGGTCGGGCTGGCTGCGCAGCAGCCGCACCCAGTCCGTGAGGCTGCGCTGGGCCGGGGGCAGCACGAAGCTGAGCTCGGCATCGGCAGTCTCGTCGCTGGGACGCTGGCTGGCCAGATCGGCAAAGGAGGGGTTGGGCGGCAGCAGCAGCAGGCCGATGGCGATGGCCACGGTGAGCAGGTCGCGCCAGTGGCTGCCAGTCAGGGGGCGTTCCGGCCGGCAGCGCAGCAGGGCCACGGCCAGGCCGAGCAGCAGCACCCCGGCGACCCACACCAGCGGGTGGAACACCGCCCGCAGCAGCAGATCCAGCCGGCCGTCCACGCTGCTGCGCAGCATCACGGCGGCCCAGAGGGCCAGGGGCATGGCCTGGCGCAGGCGGAGCAGGTGGCGGTGCCTCAGGTTCACCATCTCAGAGCTTCCACAGGTTCACCCACTGGCCGATCACCAGCACCAGCAGGCTGGCGCCGGCGGCCGTCACCAGCAGGCCCTTGGGGCGGAACAACAGGCCCAGCAGGCCGATCAGTTTGAGGTCGATCACGGGCCCCAGCAACAGGAAGGCGAGCAGGGCCCCAGGCGTGACCTGGGCCGCGAAGCCCAGGGCCAGGAAGGCATCCACGCTCGAGCACACCGACACCACCAGGCTCAGGGCCATCAGCGCCAGGATCGAGAGGGTGGGGGCGCCCCCCACGGCCAGCAGCCACTGGCGCGGCAGGAGGCTCTGCACCAGGGCGGCGATGGCGCAGCCGAGCACCAGCAGCAGGGCCAGGTCGATGAACTCGCGGCTGCCGTGCTGCAGCACGGTGGCCCAGCTTGGCCGCGCCACCGGCTCCGGTGGCGCCACGGGTTCGGTGAGGCCCACCAGCCCGGTGCGGCGCTCCAGCAGGCTGACGCTGCTGAGGGGCTGGTTCAGGCGCCGCTCCTCCAGCAGGTCGGTGCGGAACAGATCCGCCTCCGGCAGCTGCCGCAGCACCAGGGCCAGCCCCAGGGCGAGCACCACGGCCCCGAGGGGCCGGGCCAGCAGCATCCAGGGACGGTCCGGGAAGGCCGCCCAGGTGCTGGCCAGCACGATCGGGTTGAGCACCGGCGCCGCGAACAGAAAGCCCAGGCCCGTGCCCACCGGTGCCCCCCCCACCAGCAGCCGCCGCGCCACCGGCACATTGCCGCACTCGCAGGCGGGCAAAGCGAAGCCCAGGGCGGCGCCGGTGAGGGGCCCCCAGACGGGGTGGGCCGGCAGCCGCCGCAGCCAGCGCCCCCCCGGCGCGAAGCGCCTGGCCAGGGCGGCGATCGCCACGCCGATCAGCAGAAAGGGCAGCGCCTCCACCAGCAACCCCTGAAACAGGGCCCAGGCCGTGGCCAGGCGGGTGAGACTCACGCTTGCGGCCCCGCAGGGAGGCTGGCGTCAAACCAGGAGGGCGTTGCGGCGAAAGCAGCGGCGTTGTGGCTGTTCTCGCGGGCTTCGGTCTTCCAGCAGCAACTGCGGCCGCCGTCGCGGCGCTGCAGAAGGTCGTTGGCCCAGCTCCACACCAGAGCGGCGCTGGCCTCCATGCCCACGTTCTCCATCACCCGCAGATCCAGGGCGCCGGCGTTGTGCAGGGTCTGCCACTGCTCCAGCAGGGGATCGTCGGCATTGGCCAGAAAGGTGTGGTCGAACTGATGGCTCAGCTGGGCCTCCAGGGGCCTGAGGCTGGAGAAGTCCACCACGAAACCGCAGGCATCGAGGGCGGTGGCGCTGAACCAGAAGGTGAAGCTGCGGCTGTACCCGTGCACGAAGCGGCAGTGGCCCTGATGGCGCCACTGGCGATGGCAACACGGATAGCCCTCGAAGTGCTTGCTGCAGGTGTAGGTCGCCGGCGCGGGCATGGGAGAGAATCGGGTCAGCGGCAGAGCGGTGGCCTTGCAAGGTCTATTTCAGCGTGGAGCGGGGCAGCGGCCGGAGCCCGGCTTCATTGAGGCGCTGCGCTTCAATGGCGAGGGCCTGATTCCCGCCGTGGCCCAGGACTGGCTGGACGGGGCGGTGCTGATGCTGGCCTGGATGAACCGGGAGTCGCTGCAACGCACCCTTGAGAGCGGCGAAGTGCACTACTGGAGTCGTTCGCGGCAGGAGCTCTGGCACAAGGGGGCCACCAGCGGCCACATCCAGCACCTGCGCGGTCTGCGTTACGACTGCGACGCCGATGTGCTGCTGCTCAGCATCGAGCAGGTGGGCGATGTGGCCTGCCACACCGGCGCCCGCAGCTGCTTCTATGACGACGGGCCCGAGCCCAGCGCCGGCGGAGCCGCCGCGCCGCCTCCACCCGCCGATGCCTGCACGGAGCTGATGCGGGTGATTGAGGGGAGGCGGGACCAGCCCGAGCCCGGCAGCTACACCAACACTCTGCTGGAGGGTGGTGACAATCGCATCCTCAAGAAAATCGGCGAGGAGAGTGCCGAGTTCGTGATGGCCTGCAAAGACGGTCAGCCGGCCGAGATCGCTGGGGAGGCCGCCGATCTCGTGTATCACCTGCAGGTGGCCCTGGCCTTCCACGGTGTCAGCTGGCGTCAGGTGCAGCAGGTTCTGGCGGCTCGCCGGGGCGCCCCACGCCGGGGATGAGAGCCCTCCGCCATCCATGGGCACGCGGCTCGTTCAGGCCGCAGGCAGCAGGAGGTTGCGGGAGCCGCGATGCCCCGATCGCAGGCCCGCTCAATCGGCCCTCAGCACCGTCTGCGCTGATCCTGCGGCTGGCGCCGGGGCTGCGGGCGGCGGCTGGCTGAGCCCAGGCTGGGACTGAAGCCAGCCCAGGGTGGCCCGATCCCGCGCGCTCAGCTCCAGCACCGGCACCGGTCCGGGAATGGCGGCCAGGGCGTCGCCGGCAACATCGCTGTGGCCCCAGATCCCGAAGGCGTGGCCCAGCTCATGCAGGGCCGTCGCCTGGGTGGCCTCCAGCCGCTGCCCTGGACTGATGCTCACCAGCACCTCGGGCTCCAGCTGCCAGCTGCCCTGCCGCAACACGGCCACGAGCTGCAACTCGGCGCGGCCATGGCTGGCGCGCCCACCCCTGAGGGGAGGCCGGCGGCGCAGCAGCTGAATCTGGGCCTGGCGGGGATCGTCCACCAGGGTGATCGGCAGCTCCGCGCTCCAGGTGTTGAGGGCGGCCTGCACCGCCTGGCGCCAGCGGCCATCCCAACGTGCTGCCGGCCCTGCGATGGCGCCCGGCTCGATCCAGAGGCACCAGTGGTCGCGCCGGGGCCAGCCCCAGGGGGTGGGCTTCAGCAGGTGGCGGTAATCGCTGGCCACCGCAGGAGCTGTTGGGGGCGGGGTGCGCTCAGTGGGCGAAGGGCGGGGCACCAGGCGCCTGGCTTCAGCGACGGGACAGGCTCGTGGGCCGGCTGGCCTGGCGGCCGGTAGCGGCTGGGCCTGGAGGGGGCCGCCCAGGGGCGGGGCCTTGAGGGGGCTGGTTAAGGGGGCTGAGATCGCCAGCCCAAGCAGGCCCAGGCCCAGAGCGCCAGGGACAGCTGGGAGCAGCCGTTGCGGCAAGCGATGCATCCTGCTCAGCGGTCTCAGCCCAACCCCTGGCTGGGTAGACCGACGCCCCGGGCCATGAGGGTGGCCAGCAGGGGGATCAGGGCGAACCCGGCCAGTTCAATGTTCAGGATCCAGGACAGCCGTTGGGCCAGGGCCTCACTCACCTGGGGCAGTTCGCCCTTGCGCAGCGGAATCGCCCAGAGGATGTAGGTGACTGTTGGATACAGGGACAGGGCGCCCACGGAGAGGTAGACCCCGACCTTCCACCAGAAGAGGGGATTCTCGGTGTAGAAGCCGCTTCCCTGTCCGTAATACAACACACGCAGGATGCCGCTGCCCAGGAGCGCCAGGGCCGCCAGGCCGTAGACGATGTCCGTGATCACCATCAAGGTGGCGTTCTCCCGGCTGGGGTTTGGGGCGATCAGGCGACGCTCCAGCACAAGAGCCCCGAAACACACCATGAAGCTCAGGTAATGCAGATAAGCCACCCCGGCCCGGGGCAGCACTTCAGCGGGAAGCGAGTCCAGCAGTGGCATGTGGGGGTGAACTCCAGGGTTGTTCAGCCGCGGGAGTTTAACGGTGACATCCCGCAGGCTGCGAGCCAGGGGGGCTGGAGATGAAGATGAAGTGTTCCTGAAAATGTGTAGCAAGTTGGAAGGTTGGAAGCTTTTCCGTTGGTTCTTCATTTGGCCGAAAAACTCCTTAGGTTCATTGAACTGAAACCGCGATTGATGCCAAGCTCCCTGAGCGCCTATCTGGCCGAAATCGGTCGCCATCAACTGCTCTCGCCGGAGCAGGAGCTCACCCTGGGCCGCAAGGTGCAGGCCATGGCCGGGTTGCAGGAGCGCTGCCGGGAGGCCGGCGGTCAGGGCCCCGCCTGTGAGTACAGCGACCAGGAGCGCCGCGCCCTGCGCCTGGGTGAGCGGGCCAAGAACCAGATGATCACGGCCAACCTGCGGCTGGTGGTGAACCTGGCCAAGCGCTACCAGAACAAGGGGCTTGATCTGCTGGATCTGATTCAGGAGGGCACCCTGGGCCTGACCCGTGCCGTGGAGAAGTACGACCCCACCCGCGGCCACCGCTTCAGCACCTACGCCTACTGGTGGATCCGGCAGGGTCTGAACCGGGCGCTCTCCACCCAGAGCCGCACGATCCGGATCCCCGTCAATGTGAATGAGAAGCTCACCCGCCTGAGGGCCGCCAAGGCCCGCTACCTGCAATGCCATGGCGTCAACCCTGGCGCCCCAGCCCTGGCCAGGGCGATGAACCTGCCGCTGTCTGAAGTGGAGGAGCTGCTGGGCTGCGAACTGCGCAGCATCACCGTCAGCCTGCAGGGGGTGGTGAAGTCCAAGTCAGACCCCTCCGAGCTGGTGGATGTGCTGCCAAGCCAGGATCTCGCGCCGATGGAGCGGGCCGAACTGGCCGAGCGCAGTGCCTCGGTGTGGGTGTTGCTGGAGCGCTCCAACCTCACTCCCAAGGAACGAACGGTGTTGATGCTGCGCTTCGGGCTGGATGGCAGCCACGAGTGGCGCACCCTGGCGGAAGTGGCGCGACAGCTGGATTGCAGCCGCGAATATTGCCGGCAGGTTGTGCAGCGCGCCCTGCGCAAACTGCGGAAAACCGGCATTGAAACGGGCCTGGTCGAAGCCTGACTCGGTCAAGAATGGCAAGGTCGGCCTGTTGAATGTCACGTGTCAAATTCCGTTGATGCTGAGGTGCTGGAGAGCACCGTCGTTGACGAAGCCCTGCTGCTGAGACTGCTGCGCCGTGCTGGGCGGGGCATTGCCAGGCCGGCTCTGGAATGCCTGGAGATGCTTCTGGATGGGGACACCCCCACGCCGGCCAAGCTCACGGTGCTCGCTGCCCTCACCTATCTCCTGGTGCCCCTGGATCTGATTCCAGATTTCATTCCGGTGGCAGGCTTCAGTGATGATCTGGTGGCCATCACCGCCCTTCTGGGCATCTGCGGTCGCCACCGCACCGAAACCATCAGGATGCGGGCGCAGCGCAGACTGGACCGCTGGTTCCCGCTGGGACGCTGATCGGTCAAGCTTCTGGCCCGTTCCCCGCTGTCCCGTTCCTGCCGTGATTCGCTGTTGCCATGTCCGCGCTGAGCCCTGAGCAGCTCGAGGGGCTTCAGGCCTTCCTCAAGGACTGGCTGCGGCACAGCGGCCGCACCCAGGCCGACCTGCGGCGGGCGCTGCAGGCGAGCTCGATCCGGATGCCGGTGCTGCTCGAGGCCCTGCAGCACACCTACGCGGGTGAGGGGCTCACGGGTCTGGCTGGCCAGCTCTGCGGCATTGAGGAGCGCTGGCAGCTGGAAGATCAGGCCATCGACACCGTTCCTGCGCCAACGGCCCAGGACGGCAGTGCTTCCCTCGGCCAGCTGGATCTGTTGTTGCAGGAGATCCGCTCTGAACGGCGCGATTGAGTCGTTGTCGCCAGAGTGGGCGCAACGCGTCACATCCGCATGATCACGTCCTTGGTCCGGGTCCTGGCCCTGTTCTGCCTGGCGTGGGGAGCGGTGGAGCTGCCAGCAGCCCTGGCCCAACGGGAGGGCTATCTGCTCGGTCCAGGCAGTTCCGTCGGCCCTGCGACCAGGGTGAAGCCCACCAACTGTGTCACCGCACCCGATGGAGCGGTGACCTGTGACACCGAGTTGGAAAATCCTGCCGGCGACACCCCGGCCAGGCCGCAGTTCGAGTTGTTTGAGAACTGAGCCTCCCCACGGGAGCTGCATCGTTCTTGGGGGTGTTCAGGCCCCAGGCCCACCTGTGGTGCAAGAGTTGGGCGCCTGATGGATGCCAACCCTGTCCCGGCCCCTCGTGTTGCGTCTGCAGCGTCTGCTCGACGACGTCTACTACCTGTCCGTGATCGACCGCGCCGAGCGGCAGCTGGCCAAGCTGCTCGGCATCGTGCTGGTCGTGGTGATGGCGGCGGCCACCCTGCAGTTGATCTGGCAGGTGGCGTTGGCCCTGAGCGTTTCCGAGACCCCCTGGCTGGGCGACAAGCTGAACCGGGTGCTAGGCGATCTGCTCAACCTGCTGATCGCCGTGGAGGTGCTGCAGAACATCACCTCCTATCTGCGCCGCCACGTGGTTCAGATCGAGCTGGTTCTGCTCACGGCCATGACCGCTGTGGCCCGGAAGGTGATCGTGTTGCCCGCCGGTGCCGAGAGCAAGCCCCAACTGCTGGCCGGGCTCGGCATCGCCGTGCTCGCCCTGGCCGGGGCCTACTGGTTGGTGCGTTCGCTCACCCTGCGCAGGAAGCGCTCCAGAAAAGTGCGAGCCAGACGGAGCCGGGGGCAGGATCTGTAGCGACGACGCGATGGCGTCGGTGGGGCGCGATCAGCATCCAGTCGCCCTGCTGAAGAGCCCTGGCGCCGGGCTCATCGGCGAACTGCAGCAGGGCTGAACCCTGCACCAGGGTGATCCACTCATGCTCCGTCTGGTCGTACCACTGATCGCCCGGCGTAGTGGCCGCGCAGGAGTGAATCCGCTCCAGCCTCCAGCCCTCACCCCTCACCAGCACGCTGCAGGATTCAGCCCCCTGCGGTGGGCAGGGCTGGCTCAGCAGGTTGGTGCTCACAGCTCCGGGTTGGGGCGGCTCTCCCCAGCGGCGCCCAATCTCAAAACCGCAACGGCTTGCCAGGTCCACGACCTGGTGATGGTGCTCACAGTCCCTCAAGGTCTGGCGCAGGGCTGGGTCTGTCTCGGCGAGCTCTACAAAGGCATTCAGTTGCCTCACCTTCTCCAGAAACTGTTGCAGTTGGGCTTCAGCCACGGGCGGCAGCGGCACCGAGGTGCGCGGTGGTCAGCGGTTTGATCATCCGCCAGCGCTCGAAGCTCACGCCTTGCAGCTGCACCGTTTCGGCCGCCTCCACCTGCCAGCCGCGCCTCAGCAGCAGGGGCCGGGACAGCTGGCTGGCCTCCGTGCGCAGCTGGGGGACGCCATGCCGCCGGGCGTGGGCCTCCAACTGTTCGAGAATGGTGCTCGCCAGCCCGCGTCGGCTGGCCACGCCGCGGCAGTAGAGCAGGGAGAGGCGATCGGCTGGTTCGAGAATCCCGAAAGCCTCGAGCTCATTGGGTTGATCCACTGGGTGGCTGCCCAAGCCGTAGCCCTGCTGCAGGGCGATCGCCACGCCATTGCTGCGGGAGGCATGCTCAACCCAGGCTGCAATCTGTGCGGGGCTGTAGAGCCGAACAGCCTGGCTGACCACGGCGTCCCGATAGAGCAGGAGCAACTGTTCCAGGTCGCTAGGCCGCAGGATGCGTAAGCGGTTCATCCACCCGATCCTCCCAAGGCATGTTCTATCACCTCGTTGATGGTGGCGGTGGCCGTGGCACAGAGGGCCGCCCAATTGGCTTGGGATCACCATTCTCAAGTTGCAAGCTTGTCAACAGCATCCGGTGGTGTAAATTTAAGAAGTCTTAGAGGGAAGTTTCCCCCTATCACCTCCCCCTACCACCTCCCTGACCGATGCTCACTGGATCTGAACTGCTCGCCAAGGTCAAAGAGCTTGGTGACGTGAGTAAGTCGGAGATCGTCCGCGCCTGCGGTTACGTCTCCACCAAGAAGGACGGCGGCGATCGCCTCAACTTCACGGCCTTCTATGAAGCCCTGCTCGAAGCCAAGGGCGTCGAGCTCGGTGGCACGGGCAAGGTCGGCAAAGGTGGGCGCAAGCTCAGCTATGTGGCCACCGTGCAGGGCAATGGCAATCTGCTGATCGGCAAGGCCTACACCGCCCTGCTGGATCTCAAGCCCGGCGATGAGTTTGAAATCAAGCTGGGACGGAAGCAGATCCGTCTGATCCCCGCAGGCGCCACCGACGAAGACGAGGAGTGATGCTTCGCCGGCTGCCTCAGCGCCGCAGCTGAGCCAGTCTGGATGGCGACGTTCTCCCCCTGCTGCTGATTTCCATCGGGGTGCCAACCTGATGGATCAGCAGGTGTGATTCAGCCGATGCCATCCAGTGTTCTCTCCATCCGACCTCCTGCTGCTCAACGGCTCCAGGAGGTTTTCAGCAGGGGCTTTGCGGACGTGGTGATGCTGGTGTGGGTCGCTCTGGTGGCGCTGGTGGCGCTGGTGCCTCCAGCCCACGCCGCCATGACCAGCAGCGACGGATCCCAGCTGTTTGCCAATCACTGCGCCGGCTGCCACATCCATGGCGGCAATGTTCTGCGTCGGGGCAAAACCCTCAAGCTGGCTGCCCTGGAGCGCCAGGGCGTTGCCTCCGAGGCCGCGATTGCTGCGATTGCAGCAGCTGGTGTGGGCCAGATGGGGGGGTACGCGAACGTGCTCGGCGAGGACGGCGTCCAGGCTGTAGCGGCCTGGGTCTGGGATCAGGCCCAGGCGGGCTGGCCCCGCAGCTGATCCCATCCCTGTTTGTCTGCAGGGTCAAAAGGCCTGAATCCAGCCATGGATCTCCACGGCAGTCCAGATGCCTTCTCGCCAGTAGATGTCCCCTTTGACGAGGGCCTCGACCTGCTCACGGCTGTCGGCCTCATAGATACCGAACACATGGGTGCTGCCTTCGGTGGGTCCCAGGGTGATCAG is a genomic window of Cyanobium sp. NS01 containing:
- a CDS encoding c-type cytochrome, with the translated sequence MPSSVLSIRPPAAQRLQEVFSRGFADVVMLVWVALVALVALVPPAHAAMTSSDGSQLFANHCAGCHIHGGNVLRRGKTLKLAALERQGVASEAAIAAIAAAGVGQMGGYANVLGEDGVQAVAAWVWDQAQAGWPRS
- a CDS encoding phosphate-starvation-inducible PsiE family protein, with protein sequence MPTLSRPLVLRLQRLLDDVYYLSVIDRAERQLAKLLGIVLVVVMAAATLQLIWQVALALSVSETPWLGDKLNRVLGDLLNLLIAVEVLQNITSYLRRHVVQIELVLLTAMTAVARKVIVLPAGAESKPQLLAGLGIAVLALAGAYWLVRSLTLRRKRSRKVRARRSRGQDL
- a CDS encoding AbrB family transcriptional regulator; the protein is MLTGSELLAKVKELGDVSKSEIVRACGYVSTKKDGGDRLNFTAFYEALLEAKGVELGGTGKVGKGGRKLSYVATVQGNGNLLIGKAYTALLDLKPGDEFEIKLGRKQIRLIPAGATDEDEE
- a CDS encoding sigma-70 family RNA polymerase sigma factor — translated: MPSSLSAYLAEIGRHQLLSPEQELTLGRKVQAMAGLQERCREAGGQGPACEYSDQERRALRLGERAKNQMITANLRLVVNLAKRYQNKGLDLLDLIQEGTLGLTRAVEKYDPTRGHRFSTYAYWWIRQGLNRALSTQSRTIRIPVNVNEKLTRLRAAKARYLQCHGVNPGAPALARAMNLPLSEVEELLGCELRSITVSLQGVVKSKSDPSELVDVLPSQDLAPMERAELAERSASVWVLLERSNLTPKERTVLMLRFGLDGSHEWRTLAEVARQLDCSREYCRQVVQRALRKLRKTGIETGLVEA
- a CDS encoding DUF2214 family protein, with amino-acid sequence MPLLDSLPAEVLPRAGVAYLHYLSFMVCFGALVLERRLIAPNPSRENATLMVITDIVYGLAALALLGSGILRVLYYGQGSGFYTENPLFWWKVGVYLSVGALSLYPTVTYILWAIPLRKGELPQVSEALAQRLSWILNIELAGFALIPLLATLMARGVGLPSQGLG
- a CDS encoding Nif11 domain/cupin domain-containing protein, producing the protein MAEAQLQQFLEKVRQLNAFVELAETDPALRQTLRDCEHHHQVVDLASRCGFEIGRRWGEPPQPGAVSTNLLSQPCPPQGAESCSVLVRGEGWRLERIHSCAATTPGDQWYDQTEHEWITLVQGSALLQFADEPGARALQQGDWMLIAPHRRHRVVATDPAPGSVWLALFWSASCAG
- a CDS encoding YciI family protein, whose product is MARFVLWGTYCNDALDKRTPFREEHLAGLKRQKQAGTLITLGPTEGSTHVFGIYEADSREQVEALVKGDIYWREGIWTAVEIHGWIQAF
- a CDS encoding peptidase — translated: MPRPSPTERTPPPTAPAVASDYRHLLKPTPWGWPRRDHWCLWIEPGAIAGPAARWDGRWRQAVQAALNTWSAELPITLVDDPRQAQIQLLRRRPPLRGGRASHGRAELQLVAVLRQGSWQLEPEVLVSISPGQRLEATQATALHELGHAFGIWGHSDVAGDALAAIPGPVPVLELSARDRATLGWLQSQPGLSQPPPAAPAPAAGSAQTVLRAD
- a CDS encoding YkvA family protein: MSNSVDAEVLESTVVDEALLLRLLRRAGRGIARPALECLEMLLDGDTPTPAKLTVLAALTYLLVPLDLIPDFIPVAGFSDDLVAITALLGICGRHRTETIRMRAQRRLDRWFPLGR
- a CDS encoding permease, whose amino-acid sequence is MSLTRLATAWALFQGLLVEALPFLLIGVAIAALARRFAPGGRWLRRLPAHPVWGPLTGAALGFALPACECGNVPVARRLLVGGAPVGTGLGFLFAAPVLNPIVLASTWAAFPDRPWMLLARPLGAVVLALGLALVLRQLPEADLFRTDLLEERRLNQPLSSVSLLERRTGLVGLTEPVAPPEPVARPSWATVLQHGSREFIDLALLLVLGCAIAALVQSLLPRQWLLAVGGAPTLSILALMALSLVVSVCSSVDAFLALGFAAQVTPGALLAFLLLGPVIDLKLIGLLGLLFRPKGLLVTAAGASLLVLVIGQWVNLWKL
- a CDS encoding TIGR03943 family protein — translated: MVNLRHRHLLRLRQAMPLALWAAVMLRSSVDGRLDLLLRAVFHPLVWVAGVLLLGLAVALLRCRPERPLTGSHWRDLLTVAIAIGLLLLPPNPSFADLASQRPSDETADAELSFVLPPAQRSLTDWVRLLRSQPDPQLFEGDPVRISGFVLPMEGESPQLARLLVRCCLADATPVGLPVRWPSDGPSPQTDQWLAIQGRMAVSEGRLEVVPSSIQPIPRPARPLEP
- a CDS encoding GNAT family N-acetyltransferase; translated protein: MLLLYRDAVVSQAVRLYSPAQIAAWVEHASRSNGVAIALQQGYGLGSHPVDQPNELEAFGILEPADRLSLLYCRGVASRRGLASTILEQLEAHARRHGVPQLRTEASQLSRPLLLRRGWQVEAAETVQLQGVSFERWRMIKPLTTAHLGAAAARG
- a CDS encoding 6-carboxytetrahydropterin synthase, with the translated sequence MPAPATYTCSKHFEGYPCCHRQWRHQGHCRFVHGYSRSFTFWFSATALDACGFVVDFSSLRPLEAQLSHQFDHTFLANADDPLLEQWQTLHNAGALDLRVMENVGMEASAALVWSWANDLLQRRDGGRSCCWKTEARENSHNAAAFAATPSWFDASLPAGPQA
- the hisIE gene encoding bifunctional phosphoribosyl-AMP cyclohydrolase/phosphoribosyl-ATP diphosphatase HisIE, whose protein sequence is MQGLFQRGAGQRPEPGFIEALRFNGEGLIPAVAQDWLDGAVLMLAWMNRESLQRTLESGEVHYWSRSRQELWHKGATSGHIQHLRGLRYDCDADVLLLSIEQVGDVACHTGARSCFYDDGPEPSAGGAAAPPPPADACTELMRVIEGRRDQPEPGSYTNTLLEGGDNRILKKIGEESAEFVMACKDGQPAEIAGEAADLVYHLQVALAFHGVSWRQVQQVLAARRGAPRRG